One stretch of Acidobacteriota bacterium DNA includes these proteins:
- the pruA gene encoding L-glutamate gamma-semialdehyde dehydrogenase, which yields MAATIETISAISLHSPRGEFRNSPHLDFTNPENARAMRDALRQVHSQLGTEYDLVIGGQMVRTKDKIKSLNPAKPSEVVGIHQKSGAEHVEPAMEAALHASESWRTTSWEERASLLLNASAIIQSRRLQFNAWMVYEVGKNWMEADADTAETIDFLEFYAREALRLSRVQTPVQLPGEQDELLYIPLGVGAVIPPWNFPFAIMAGMTSASIVCGNTVILKPSSDSPTIAAKFFEVLQEAGMPEGVVNFCPGSGGTFGNALVEHPKTRFIAFTGSKEVGLDIHSRAAQPGKGQIWIKRTILEMGGKDSMIVQADCDLDSAVEGVVASAFGFNGQKCSACSRAIVEEPVYDLFVSRLRDRVNQLSQGDPTQNKNTGPVVNEGALKSILEYIEIGKQEGRLITGGGRSTDLGDGYYVQPTVIADVAPNARISQEEIFGPVLAVIKAKDFEDALAIANNTEYGLTGAIYTSSRQKIEYAKRDFHVGNLYINRKCTGAMVGAHPFGGFNMSGTDSKAGGPDYLYLFTQAKSVAEKVIR from the coding sequence ATGGCAGCTACCATCGAAACCATTTCCGCTATCTCCTTGCATTCACCCCGGGGGGAGTTCCGAAATAGCCCCCATCTTGATTTCACGAACCCGGAGAATGCCCGAGCGATGCGTGATGCGCTTCGTCAAGTGCATTCGCAGCTCGGAACTGAATACGATCTTGTAATCGGCGGGCAAATGGTCCGCACGAAGGACAAGATCAAGTCGCTGAATCCAGCCAAGCCGTCTGAGGTGGTCGGAATTCACCAGAAATCCGGCGCGGAGCATGTTGAGCCAGCGATGGAGGCTGCTCTGCACGCGTCCGAGAGTTGGCGCACTACCTCCTGGGAAGAGCGGGCATCGTTGCTGCTGAATGCGAGCGCTATCATTCAGTCGCGACGCCTTCAATTCAATGCATGGATGGTTTACGAAGTCGGTAAAAACTGGATGGAAGCGGATGCCGATACCGCCGAAACCATTGACTTTCTCGAGTTCTACGCGCGCGAAGCTCTGCGCTTGTCGCGAGTACAGACTCCTGTGCAGCTCCCAGGCGAGCAGGATGAGCTGCTCTATATCCCGCTTGGCGTGGGTGCGGTAATTCCGCCCTGGAACTTCCCATTTGCGATTATGGCCGGCATGACTTCGGCCTCGATTGTGTGCGGAAATACCGTCATCCTGAAGCCATCGAGTGACTCACCGACAATCGCAGCGAAATTTTTCGAGGTTCTTCAGGAAGCCGGAATGCCGGAAGGCGTAGTGAACTTCTGTCCCGGATCGGGAGGCACCTTCGGCAATGCCCTGGTGGAGCATCCAAAAACTCGCTTCATCGCCTTCACCGGATCGAAGGAGGTGGGCCTCGACATTCATTCGCGCGCAGCCCAGCCAGGCAAGGGTCAGATCTGGATCAAGCGCACGATCCTCGAGATGGGTGGAAAAGACTCGATGATTGTGCAGGCCGATTGCGATCTGGATTCGGCGGTTGAGGGTGTGGTCGCATCCGCTTTTGGCTTCAATGGACAAAAGTGCTCGGCGTGCTCTCGCGCAATTGTAGAAGAGCCTGTCTACGATCTCTTTGTATCCCGGCTCCGTGATCGAGTAAATCAGTTGTCCCAAGGCGATCCGACGCAGAACAAGAACACGGGTCCGGTCGTGAATGAAGGTGCGTTGAAGTCGATTCTTGAGTACATCGAGATTGGCAAGCAAGAGGGCAGGCTGATCACGGGCGGGGGCCGCTCGACCGACCTCGGCGATGGTTACTACGTTCAGCCAACTGTTATCGCCGACGTAGCGCCAAACGCGCGCATCTCGCAGGAGGAAATCTTCGGTCCGGTCTTGGCAGTAATCAAGGCGAAGGACTTTGAAGATGCGCTGGCAATCGCTAACAACACCGAATACGGACTCACCGGAGCCATCTACACGTCTTCACGCCAGAAGATTGAATACGCAAAGCGCGATTTCCATGTCGGGAATCTTTATATCAATCGCAAGTGCACTGGAGCCATGGTAGGTGCACATCCGTTTGGCGGATTCAACATGTCCGGCACGGATTCTAAGGCCGGCGGTCCGGACTATCTGTACCTGTTTACTCAGGCGAAGTCTGTAGCGGAGAAGGTGATTCGCTAA
- a CDS encoding mannose-6-phosphate isomerase — protein MEQLYPLLLLPEFHERVWGTHDLSAFYPSHKVGNEPIGEVWLTGEGCRIANGSLQGRTLGEISKEFRDKLNGTLAREQRFPLLVKIIFPKDKLSVQVHPDDEDARKASLPCGKTECWYVLDAAPSAKVGLGLKPGAHRKEVEDSIHSKNMEQLLNWISVKPGDMIYVDAGTVHAIGPDCVLLETQQNSDTTYRLYDYGRPRELHIGLGLQAMKEVTRAGKVKSRGGNGHVVLISSPSFAVDKMMLKEVKTLNTEEVSRRSSPHCIIGLRGCGIIEYDGAPAISVGRGEAAVVPASIGSYRIRPQWEFECVRALVPVSASEPETENPVQLLSAAR, from the coding sequence ATGGAGCAACTGTACCCACTTTTATTGCTGCCAGAATTTCACGAGCGCGTCTGGGGCACGCACGACTTGAGTGCGTTTTATCCGTCTCACAAAGTTGGCAATGAGCCGATCGGCGAAGTCTGGCTCACGGGCGAAGGTTGCCGGATTGCGAACGGATCGCTTCAGGGCCGAACACTCGGCGAGATCTCCAAAGAATTTAGAGACAAGCTCAACGGCACACTGGCTCGAGAACAACGTTTTCCTTTGCTGGTGAAGATCATCTTTCCGAAAGACAAGCTGTCCGTCCAGGTGCACCCTGACGATGAGGACGCACGCAAGGCGAGCCTGCCATGCGGCAAAACTGAGTGCTGGTATGTGCTCGATGCTGCTCCAAGCGCCAAAGTGGGACTAGGGCTGAAGCCTGGTGCTCATCGCAAAGAGGTGGAGGACTCCATTCACTCAAAAAACATGGAGCAACTACTCAACTGGATTTCGGTGAAGCCGGGAGACATGATCTATGTTGATGCCGGCACCGTGCACGCGATTGGTCCGGACTGCGTGCTGCTCGAGACTCAGCAGAATTCGGACACGACTTACCGACTGTACGATTATGGCCGCCCACGCGAGCTGCACATTGGTCTCGGATTACAAGCGATGAAGGAAGTCACTCGGGCAGGGAAGGTGAAGAGCCGCGGCGGGAATGGACACGTCGTGCTGATCTCATCCCCATCATTTGCTGTGGACAAGATGATGTTGAAAGAGGTTAAGACTCTGAATACGGAGGAGGTGTCGCGACGATCTTCTCCACATTGCATCATCGGATTGCGCGGCTGCGGCATTATTGAATACGATGGCGCTCCGGCAATCAGCGTAGGTCGGGGTGAAGCTGCAGTGGTGCCTGCGTCCATTGGCTCATACAGGATCCGGCCACAATGGGAATTCGAGTGCGTGCGAGCGCTTGTGCCCGTGAGCGCGAGCGAGCCGGAAACCGAAAACCCCGTTCAACTGCTTTCTGCAGCCCGATGA
- a CDS encoding mannose-1-phosphate guanyltransferase, which produces MTKISTFYPVILAGGSGTRFWPRSRRKMAKQVLNLDGDQSMIQQTVERLLPMADENNFWVITNDHIFEVISGQLKKVPKKQIVSEPVTRNTAPAIGLAACILARQNSNAVIGMFPADHVIKDERNFHKVLADGIELAAAGENIVVMGIAPNRPETGYGYIEAGEKLGDGLYRVRRFTEKPNQQRADEFLAAGNYYWNSGMFLWSAKTLVNAMREHLSETAPYLEQIAAAWGTSKFQSIFMHLYEKCENISIDYAVLEPRSAKGEHSSNLYCLRADFGWNDLGSWTALFEHQLSSAKNGGGFNVIDAEDHFVLNAEGNYVYSPKKFVAAVGVKNIVVVETEDAILITTREHSQDVGKVVKHLADKKLTKLI; this is translated from the coding sequence ATGACTAAGATCTCAACTTTTTATCCCGTAATCCTCGCCGGTGGTAGTGGTACGCGCTTCTGGCCGCGCAGTCGCCGCAAGATGGCCAAGCAGGTGCTGAACCTTGATGGCGACCAATCCATGATCCAGCAGACTGTGGAGCGCCTGCTGCCGATGGCCGATGAGAACAATTTCTGGGTCATTACTAACGATCACATCTTCGAGGTGATTAGTGGCCAGTTGAAGAAGGTCCCTAAAAAGCAGATCGTCTCGGAGCCAGTAACACGCAACACGGCTCCGGCGATTGGGCTCGCAGCGTGCATCTTAGCTCGACAAAATTCAAATGCCGTGATCGGCATGTTCCCGGCTGATCACGTAATCAAGGATGAAAGGAACTTCCACAAGGTCCTGGCTGATGGCATCGAGTTGGCCGCCGCTGGCGAGAACATCGTCGTGATGGGCATCGCTCCGAACCGTCCCGAAACGGGATACGGATATATCGAGGCTGGCGAGAAGTTGGGTGATGGCCTGTATCGTGTCCGTCGCTTTACCGAAAAGCCAAATCAGCAGCGCGCCGACGAATTTCTGGCCGCCGGCAACTACTACTGGAACAGCGGAATGTTCCTGTGGTCGGCGAAGACGCTGGTGAACGCCATGCGCGAGCACTTATCGGAGACCGCCCCTTATCTGGAACAGATCGCCGCGGCTTGGGGAACGTCAAAGTTCCAGTCGATCTTCATGCATCTCTACGAGAAGTGCGAAAACATCAGCATCGATTACGCTGTGCTGGAGCCGCGATCGGCAAAAGGCGAGCACTCGTCAAACCTCTACTGCCTGCGAGCCGATTTTGGATGGAATGATCTCGGTTCGTGGACAGCGCTCTTCGAACACCAATTGTCCAGCGCCAAGAACGGCGGAGGCTTCAACGTGATTGACGCCGAAGATCACTTCGTCCTGAACGCCGAGGGTAACTACGTTTACTCGCCCAAGAAATTTGTAGCCGCAGTCGGCGTGAAGAATATCGTCGTCGTGGAAACCGAAGACGCGATCCTCATCACCACGCGCGAGCACTCGCAGGATGTCGGCAAAGTGGTGAAGCATCTTGCGGATAAGAAACTCACGAAGCTGATTTAG
- a CDS encoding phosphoglucosamine mutase, which translates to MQPIKFGTDGWRGIIADDYTFANVRRAASAITNYVLKNEDSRRGVVVGYDTRFGSAMFAQAVAEVLATAGIDVQLSNDYTPTPALSFGVKYFGAAGGVMITSSHNPFNWNGVKYKASYGGSGRPAIMQAIEAELDKPVPKGSKAGTISDTDFKQPYIEAIKKFADLEKITAAGFKFLIDSMYGSGRCVLSGIFAERGIKHVEIRSEVNPLFPGINPEPIEPHVREAQEAVVRERCHGGLITDGDADRIGAVAEDGSFVDSHKIYSILLRWLLERKKWPGEVVRAFNTTKMVDRIAAEHGRRLHECGIGFKNICDLMLERDILIGGEESGGIGITRHLPERDGILNALLLANVMAEEKRTLAELVQDLQKKYGEHYYARLDMHIPNELKESAITRAKSGVREMGGNEILRVETLDGVKFFLDAPKGKPGTASAAAEAWLLLRASGTEPLLRVYSEAGSPEIVQQLLKSAEAFVYQGEMAGTAAH; encoded by the coding sequence ATGCAACCAATCAAATTCGGTACGGATGGATGGCGTGGCATCATCGCTGATGACTACACGTTTGCCAATGTCCGGCGCGCCGCTTCCGCCATCACCAATTACGTTCTGAAAAATGAAGACAGCCGACGCGGTGTTGTGGTCGGTTACGACACGCGGTTCGGCTCGGCGATGTTTGCTCAAGCCGTTGCCGAAGTACTTGCCACTGCCGGCATTGACGTTCAATTGTCCAACGACTACACACCGACACCTGCTCTCTCATTCGGCGTAAAGTACTTCGGCGCAGCTGGTGGGGTGATGATTACGTCGAGTCATAATCCGTTCAACTGGAATGGAGTGAAGTACAAGGCGAGTTATGGTGGATCGGGACGCCCGGCAATTATGCAGGCCATTGAGGCTGAACTCGATAAGCCTGTCCCAAAGGGATCGAAGGCAGGCACGATTAGTGATACAGACTTCAAGCAGCCTTACATCGAAGCCATCAAGAAATTCGCGGATCTCGAGAAGATCACCGCCGCCGGCTTCAAGTTCCTCATCGACTCCATGTACGGATCCGGCCGATGTGTACTCTCGGGCATCTTCGCCGAGCGTGGAATCAAGCACGTAGAAATTCGCTCCGAGGTAAATCCGCTCTTTCCGGGCATCAATCCGGAACCCATCGAACCGCACGTGCGCGAGGCGCAAGAAGCGGTTGTGCGCGAGCGCTGCCATGGCGGCCTGATCACCGACGGAGATGCGGATCGCATCGGTGCCGTGGCCGAAGACGGCAGTTTCGTTGATTCACACAAGATCTACTCGATCCTGCTTCGCTGGCTACTGGAACGTAAGAAATGGCCGGGAGAGGTAGTGCGCGCATTCAATACGACGAAGATGGTCGATCGCATCGCTGCGGAGCATGGACGAAGGCTGCACGAATGCGGAATAGGCTTCAAGAACATCTGCGATCTCATGTTGGAACGCGACATCCTGATCGGAGGCGAGGAGTCAGGGGGAATCGGAATTACGCGTCATCTTCCTGAACGTGACGGCATTCTCAACGCTCTTCTTCTCGCGAACGTCATGGCAGAAGAGAAGCGCACGCTGGCCGAACTAGTGCAGGATCTTCAAAAAAAGTATGGAGAGCACTATTACGCACGTCTGGACATGCATATTCCGAATGAGCTGAAAGAGTCAGCGATTACTCGCGCCAAATCCGGAGTACGTGAGATGGGAGGAAATGAGATTCTGCGTGTTGAGACGCTCGATGGCGTGAAGTTCTTCCTCGACGCGCCGAAGGGAAAACCGGGCACCGCATCGGCGGCGGCAGAAGCGTGGCTGCTGCTGCGAGCATCGGGAACCGAACCGCTGCTGCGTGTCTACTCCGAAGCCGGATCGCCAGAGATTGTGCAGCAGCTACTAAAATCGGCTGAAGCCTTCGTCTACCAGGGCGAAATGGCGGGGACAGCAGCTCACTAA
- the glyA gene encoding serine hydroxymethyltransferase (catalyzes the reaction of glycine with 5,10-methylenetetrahydrofolate to form L-serine and tetrahydrofolate) produces MANRMERRLSEIDPDMFAAIENEQRRQHEGLELIASENFVSEAVLEAAGSIFTNKYAEGYPGKRYYGGCEFTDVVENLARERAKELFQAEHVNVQPHSGSQANAAAYSSILQPGDTILGLDLAHGGHLTHGHKLNFSGKLYRVVSYGVSKDTETIDYDDLEQIATREKPKLVIGGGSAYPRIFDFERMRAIADSCGALLLIDMAHFAGLVAGGVHPSPVPHAQIVTTTTHKTLRGPRAGMILCEQEYAAAVDKNVFPGHQGGPLVHIIAAKAVAFKEALEPLFADYARQIVANAKVLAQTLKDVGFRIISRGTDTHLVLVDVFAKGMLGSEAEAALGKAGITVNKNAIPFDTNPPLKPSGIRIGTPALTTRGMKESEMMQIGHWIAEALERRSEDKALERIRHQVFELAEQFPLYAERRARSGVVMAR; encoded by the coding sequence ATGGCCAATCGAATGGAGCGTCGGTTATCTGAGATCGATCCCGACATGTTTGCTGCGATCGAGAACGAGCAGCGCCGTCAACATGAAGGACTTGAGCTGATTGCTTCGGAAAATTTCGTCAGCGAGGCCGTACTGGAAGCGGCGGGAAGCATTTTCACAAACAAGTACGCAGAAGGGTATCCCGGGAAACGCTATTACGGCGGCTGCGAGTTTACTGACGTAGTTGAGAATCTGGCTCGCGAACGCGCCAAAGAGCTCTTTCAAGCCGAGCATGTCAATGTGCAGCCACACTCAGGCTCCCAGGCGAATGCCGCAGCCTATTCCTCGATTCTCCAACCCGGAGATACCATTTTGGGACTCGACCTTGCTCATGGCGGCCATCTCACGCACGGCCACAAGCTGAATTTTTCCGGCAAGCTCTACCGAGTCGTCTCGTACGGCGTGAGTAAGGACACCGAAACCATCGACTATGACGATCTCGAGCAGATTGCGACGCGCGAAAAGCCAAAGCTGGTTATCGGCGGGGGCAGCGCGTATCCTCGAATCTTTGATTTTGAGCGTATGCGCGCGATTGCCGATAGCTGCGGAGCATTGTTGCTGATCGACATGGCGCATTTCGCCGGACTGGTGGCGGGGGGCGTGCATCCCTCGCCAGTTCCTCACGCGCAGATCGTTACCACAACGACGCACAAGACACTGCGTGGACCTCGCGCTGGCATGATTCTTTGCGAGCAGGAGTACGCGGCCGCTGTCGACAAGAACGTATTTCCCGGACATCAGGGCGGCCCGCTGGTGCATATAATCGCGGCGAAGGCAGTCGCGTTCAAAGAAGCACTGGAACCATTGTTCGCCGACTATGCCCGCCAAATCGTAGCGAATGCTAAGGTCTTGGCGCAGACCTTGAAGGATGTAGGCTTCCGCATTATCTCGCGCGGAACGGATACGCATCTTGTACTCGTGGATGTTTTCGCCAAAGGCATGCTCGGCAGCGAGGCGGAAGCGGCGCTCGGAAAAGCGGGTATCACGGTGAACAAGAATGCCATTCCGTTCGACACGAACCCGCCGCTCAAGCCGAGTGGAATCCGAATCGGAACGCCAGCGCTTACGACGCGTGGGATGAAAGAGTCGGAGATGATGCAGATCGGCCACTGGATCGCCGAGGCTCTCGAGCGGCGTTCAGAGGACAAGGCTCTCGAGCGCATCCGTCACCAGGTATTCGAGCTTGCAGAACAGTTCCCACTGTATGCGGAACGACGAGCTCGCAGCGGCGTTGTGATGGCCAGATAG